One Gadus morhua chromosome 23, gadMor3.0, whole genome shotgun sequence DNA segment encodes these proteins:
- the lrrc34 gene encoding leucine-rich repeat-containing protein 34, with protein sequence MSVPLLYSAMCDQLYIPLNPYILEALTDTATTDVKLTGNDRLKRVQKLSDDDVLVLSRCFLNTGTTGLDLRYNDISDVGARHLADLIQEVTSTLRFVDLMGNDILTDGAETVAKSLHNNQCLLSVRLTGNKIGNRGGMCFASMLQINHTLQELDLADCDLGTQCVIAFAIVLKSNTSLLSLNISRPLLFSRQDETAVHLSAMLRLNQTLRELHLGKMAFTDSGMERLAEGLRANHSLRYLDLRCNQLSRDGAQTLSGVLKSNSALQILDLSSNRIEDEGAASLSEAIESPACGLKALSVTSNNIESPGLLALAQAMKASSTLTHVYIWGNRLHEPVCQAFSELMACGRLAPGHTDVSPYEVDGRVSLAEVFHGLRRHYYWTPSDGADGGPSTNAALALTALTP encoded by the exons ATGTCCGTCCCGCTGCTCTACAGCGCTATGTGCGACCAACTCTATATTCCTCTTAACCCTTACATTTTAGAAGCATTAACCGATACAGCGACAAC AGATGTCAAACTGACGGGGAACGATCGTCTTAAACGGGTGCAAAAACTAAGCGACGACGATGTACTTGTCCTCTCACGCTGTTTCCTCAACACGGGAACGACAG GTCTTGACCTAAGGTACAATGATATCTCTGACGTGGGAGCCAGACACCTCGCTGACCTCATACAA GAGGTGACTTCCACCCTGCGTTTTGTGGACCTCATGGGTAACGACATACTCACTGATGGAGCTGAGACAGTCGCCAAAAGCCTGCAT aacaaccagtgtctcctctctgtcagACTGACAGGGAACAAGATTGGGAACAGAGGAGGAATGTGTTTTGCCAGCATGCTCCAGATCAACCACACTCTGCAGGAGTTAGATCTTGCCGACTGCGACCTG GGTACTCAGTGTGTTATAGCCTTCGCCATCGTGCTGAAAAGCAACACCAGCCTTCTCTCTCTGAACATCTCCAGACCCTTACTCTTCAGtcgacag GACGAGACGGCGGTGCACCTGTCGGCCATGTTGAGGCTGAACCAGACTCTGCGGGAGCTCCACCTGGGGAAGATGGCCTTCACCGACTCTGGGATGGAGAGACTGGCcgagggcctgagagccaatcacagcctgcGATACCTGGACCTGCGCTG TAACCAATTGTCTCGCGACGGGGCACAAACTCTGTCGGGGGTTCTGAAGAGCAACAGCGCACTGCAGATCCTGGACCTGTCGTCCAATCGGATCGAAGACGAGGGCGCAGCGAGCCTCAGCGAGGCCATTGAGTCCCCCGCCTGTGGCCTCAAGgc GCTCTCTGTAACCAGTAACAACATAGAAAGCCCAGGTCTTCTGGCTTTGGCGCAGGCTATGAAGGCTAGCAGTACGCTAACCCACGTCTACATCTGGGGGAACCGTCTGCATGAGCCCGTCTGTCAG GCGTTCAGCGAGCTGATGGCGTGCGGCCGGCTGGCCCCGGGTCACACGGACGTGAGCCCATACGAGGTGGACGGCCGCGTGAGCCTGGCCGAGGTCTTCCACGGCCTGAGGCGACACTACTACTGGACGCCCAGCGATGGGGCCGACGGAGGCCCCTCCACCAACGCTGCCCTGGCCCTCACCGCACTCACACCCTGA